In Mycobacterium gallinarum, a single window of DNA contains:
- the poxB gene encoding ubiquinone-dependent pyruvate dehydrogenase produces the protein MATVADHVIEALRISGVRRVYGLPGDSLNGFTDAIRRSGEISWEHVRHEETAGFAAAADAALTGGLAVCAGSCGPGNLHLINGLFDAHRSRVPVLAIAAHIPRTEIGSEYFQETHPQELFRECSVYCELVSTPEMAPRILEMAMRAAVEENGVAVVVVPGEIFLQRADSSEWNARPVVATRSVVRPDDETLQRAATILNDAEAVTILGGAGVAGSHDALIAAAATLNAPIVHALRGKEFIEYDNPYDVGMTGLLGFASGYKAIKECDALLMLGTDFPYQQFYPDNAKVVQVDIRGRNLGRRTPIELGLVGSVKDTLAALQPMLRQKTQREHLDRSLRHYAKTRKRMDDLAVNDRDRTPIRPEYVAGLANRLAADDVVFTADVGSPVVWAARYLTMNGRRRLIGSFNHGTMACALPLAIGAQTAYRDRQVVALAGDGGLAMMFGELLTLIQNRLPVKVIVFNNSSLNFVELEMKAAGIVNFGTDLVNPDFAAIAQAMGIFGRRVEEPSDLEAALVEAFEFDGPAIIDVVTARQELSIPPAITVEQAKGFSLYAIRTILAGRADELLDLATTNVARRILD, from the coding sequence GTGGCGACTGTTGCTGATCACGTCATCGAGGCCCTGCGGATCAGCGGCGTACGCCGCGTCTACGGCCTGCCCGGCGACAGCCTCAACGGCTTCACCGACGCGATCCGCCGCTCAGGCGAGATCAGTTGGGAGCACGTGCGGCACGAGGAGACCGCGGGATTCGCGGCCGCGGCGGACGCTGCGCTCACCGGCGGCCTGGCCGTGTGCGCGGGCAGCTGCGGCCCCGGCAACCTGCATCTGATCAACGGTTTGTTCGACGCGCACCGCAGCCGCGTTCCCGTGCTCGCGATCGCTGCGCACATCCCACGCACCGAAATCGGATCGGAATACTTCCAGGAGACGCACCCGCAGGAGCTGTTCCGCGAGTGCAGCGTCTACTGCGAACTCGTGAGCACCCCCGAGATGGCGCCGCGCATCCTCGAGATGGCGATGCGCGCGGCCGTCGAGGAGAACGGGGTCGCCGTCGTCGTCGTCCCGGGTGAGATCTTCCTGCAGCGCGCTGACTCCTCCGAGTGGAATGCACGGCCGGTCGTTGCGACACGGTCGGTGGTGCGCCCCGACGACGAGACGCTGCAGCGGGCGGCCACCATCCTCAACGACGCCGAGGCGGTGACGATTCTGGGCGGCGCCGGCGTGGCCGGTTCACACGACGCCCTGATCGCCGCGGCGGCGACGCTGAACGCGCCGATCGTGCATGCGCTGCGCGGCAAGGAGTTCATCGAATACGACAACCCGTACGACGTCGGCATGACGGGACTGCTCGGCTTCGCGTCGGGCTACAAGGCGATCAAGGAATGCGACGCGCTGCTGATGCTGGGCACCGACTTCCCGTATCAGCAGTTCTATCCCGACAACGCGAAGGTCGTCCAGGTCGACATCCGCGGCCGCAACCTCGGCCGTCGCACCCCGATCGAGCTTGGGCTGGTGGGGTCGGTCAAAGACACCCTCGCCGCGTTGCAACCGATGCTCAGACAGAAGACTCAGCGCGAGCACCTGGACCGTTCGCTGCGCCATTACGCCAAGACCCGTAAGCGGATGGACGACCTTGCGGTCAACGATCGCGATCGCACCCCCATTCGACCTGAATACGTTGCCGGACTTGCCAATCGGCTGGCAGCCGACGACGTCGTGTTCACCGCCGACGTGGGGTCGCCGGTGGTGTGGGCTGCTCGTTACCTCACGATGAACGGCCGTCGCCGGCTCATCGGCTCGTTCAACCACGGCACCATGGCGTGCGCGCTGCCACTGGCAATCGGTGCACAAACCGCTTACCGCGACCGGCAAGTCGTGGCGTTGGCCGGCGACGGCGGGCTGGCGATGATGTTCGGTGAGTTGCTCACGCTGATCCAGAATCGGCTGCCGGTCAAGGTGATCGTGTTCAACAACTCGTCGTTGAATTTCGTCGAACTGGAGATGAAGGCCGCGGGCATCGTCAACTTCGGAACCGATCTGGTGAACCCTGACTTTGCCGCCATTGCTCAGGCGATGGGAATCTTCGGCAGGCGCGTCGAAGAGCCGTCCGATCTGGAGGCGGCCTTGGTCGAGGCATTTGAATTCGACGGACCCGCCATCATCGATGTGGTGACTGCGCGGCAGGAGCTGTCTATTCCACCTGCGATCACAGTTGAGCAGGCAAAAGGCTTCTCGCTTTACGCGATCCGGACGATTCTCGCCGGGCGGGCCGACGAGTTGCTCGACTTGGCGACGACCAATGTGGCGCGACGTATTCTCGACTGA
- a CDS encoding neutral zinc metallopeptidase: protein MRIGVAALAAVVLLVAGCGGGGNSAPPSQTQKVAEGAPDISNVKIEGDASAPANKIAMQAIADLEQYWAEQFPKLYDKEFEQISGGYYAVTADSPAPPCTTSPEEVAGNAFYCSTEDVVAWDAQQLLPELQDKFGPFTIAVVMAHEWGHAVQTRSNFTGRTVTQELQADCFAGAWSRHAQEDKVFEVNAADLDSALAGVLDLRDTPGTSKIDPNAHGSGFDRVSAFQDGYDNGLDRCKDYRDDEPMVLALPFNDEEDASRGGDSPYDSIVNGVPYDIEDYFTQLYPEIANGQQWRPLAGIEPFDPANPPMCGDQSAEGYALFYCVPQDYVGWDNVDAMPEVYRQGGDYAVVTLLATQWGLAALTRLGDESDEKTSTLRGDCLAGGYTASVILYNRPETSTYRISPGDLDEGIKALLVFRGDGDVERQGAGWARVEAFRKGVIDGAESCLTYQA, encoded by the coding sequence ATGCGCATTGGTGTGGCCGCGTTGGCGGCTGTCGTCTTGCTCGTGGCCGGCTGCGGCGGAGGCGGCAATTCGGCGCCGCCGTCGCAGACTCAGAAGGTCGCGGAGGGTGCGCCCGACATCAGTAACGTCAAGATCGAAGGTGACGCCTCGGCTCCGGCGAACAAGATCGCCATGCAGGCAATCGCGGATCTGGAGCAGTACTGGGCCGAGCAGTTCCCGAAGCTCTACGACAAGGAGTTCGAGCAGATCTCCGGCGGCTACTACGCCGTCACCGCGGACAGCCCCGCTCCGCCTTGTACGACGTCACCCGAGGAGGTTGCGGGCAACGCCTTCTACTGCTCGACCGAGGACGTCGTGGCGTGGGACGCCCAACAGCTGCTCCCTGAATTGCAGGACAAGTTCGGGCCTTTCACCATCGCGGTCGTGATGGCACACGAATGGGGTCATGCGGTTCAGACGCGGTCGAACTTCACGGGCCGCACCGTCACACAGGAGTTGCAGGCCGACTGCTTCGCGGGTGCTTGGTCACGACACGCGCAGGAAGACAAGGTGTTCGAGGTCAACGCCGCCGATCTGGACAGCGCCCTTGCCGGTGTTCTCGACCTGCGAGACACACCTGGCACGTCGAAGATCGATCCCAACGCGCACGGCAGCGGGTTCGATCGGGTCAGCGCTTTCCAGGACGGCTACGACAACGGGCTGGACAGGTGCAAGGACTACCGCGACGACGAACCGATGGTGCTCGCACTGCCGTTCAACGACGAAGAGGACGCGTCGCGCGGCGGCGACTCTCCGTACGACTCGATCGTCAACGGGGTGCCGTACGACATCGAGGATTACTTCACGCAGCTTTATCCGGAGATCGCCAACGGTCAGCAGTGGCGTCCGCTGGCGGGCATCGAGCCGTTCGACCCCGCCAACCCGCCGATGTGCGGCGACCAGTCGGCCGAGGGATACGCGCTGTTCTATTGCGTACCACAGGATTACGTCGGCTGGGACAACGTCGATGCGATGCCGGAGGTCTATCGGCAGGGCGGCGACTATGCGGTGGTCACGCTGCTCGCCACCCAGTGGGGTCTGGCGGCGTTGACCAGGCTCGGTGACGAGTCCGACGAGAAGACGTCGACGTTGCGCGGGGACTGTCTGGCAGGTGGCTATACGGCGAGCGTGATCCTCTACAACCGTCCCGAGACCAGTACGTACCGCATCTCACCCGGTGACCTCGACGAAGGCATCAAGGCGCTGCTGGTGTTTCGGGGTGACGGTGATGTCGAACGCCAGGGTGCTGGCTGGGCCAGGGTGGAGGCGTTCCGTAAGGGCGTGATCGACGGCGCCGAATCGTGCCTGACCTATCAGGCCTAG
- a CDS encoding class I SAM-dependent methyltransferase produces the protein MTDPTATLDVQQVAAKHRAMWASGDYPKLAVELVAPLGPVLVEATGIGPGDRVLDVAAGTGNASIPAAETGATVVASDLVPDLLEHGSRQAAQRGVELEWREANAHELPFGDDEFDVVMSCIGVMFAPFHQLAARELVRVCKPGGRIGLISWTPEGHIGQLWATMKPYAPPPPTGAQPPPLWGDEDHVRALLGDGVTDVVMERRMLTVDTFADGAEFRDYFKNLYGPTIAVYRNIEGDAARVAELDAAIADVGDSVLTGSSTMEWEYLLLTARKT, from the coding sequence ATGACAGATCCCACAGCCACCCTCGACGTACAACAGGTCGCTGCCAAACATCGCGCGATGTGGGCGTCCGGCGACTATCCCAAACTTGCCGTCGAACTCGTCGCTCCGCTCGGCCCCGTTTTGGTGGAAGCTACCGGCATCGGCCCGGGGGATCGAGTATTGGACGTGGCCGCCGGTACGGGGAACGCGTCAATACCGGCCGCCGAAACGGGCGCGACGGTCGTGGCCAGCGACCTGGTCCCGGATCTCTTGGAGCACGGCAGTCGACAGGCCGCCCAGCGAGGCGTCGAGCTGGAATGGCGTGAGGCCAACGCCCATGAATTGCCTTTCGGGGACGACGAATTCGATGTGGTGATGTCGTGTATCGGCGTGATGTTCGCGCCGTTTCATCAGCTCGCCGCGCGGGAGCTGGTCCGCGTGTGCAAGCCCGGTGGCCGGATCGGGCTGATCAGTTGGACACCTGAAGGCCATATCGGGCAGCTGTGGGCCACGATGAAGCCCTACGCTCCACCCCCACCGACCGGTGCTCAACCGCCACCGCTGTGGGGAGATGAGGACCACGTCCGCGCGCTGCTGGGCGACGGGGTGACCGATGTCGTCATGGAGCGACGGATGCTGACGGTCGACACATTCGCCGACGGTGCCGAGTTCCGCGACTACTTCAAGAATCTCTACGGGCCGACCATCGCGGTGTACCGCAACATCGAGGGCGATGCGGCTCGCGTCGCCGAACTCGACGCGGCGATCGCGGATGTCGGCGACAGCGTTCTGACCGGCTCGTCGACGATGGAATGGGAGTACCTGCTGCTGACGGCGCGTAAGACCTGA